One Patescibacteria group bacterium DNA segment encodes these proteins:
- a CDS encoding SDR family oxidoreductase — MEIKNKVFVVTGAGSGIGREISRAIISKGGKVAGVDLRKDGLEELKSQLGEVSKNLSIYEVSVADKKAVSALPQEIIKDLGSVDGLINNAGIIQPFLKINDLDYAAIDKVMGVNFYGTLYMLKAFLPILLKRPVAHIVDISSMGGFLPVPGQSIYGASKAAVKLLTEGLQSELIGTNVNATVVFPGATTTNITKNSGVESPISEEDAKNSKIPTQSPVDVANLVVEAIEGNIPSVYAGKDSKFMNKLYRLSPGYATSSLA, encoded by the coding sequence ATGGAAATCAAAAATAAGGTATTTGTAGTAACTGGCGCCGGAAGTGGGATAGGCAGAGAAATATCTAGAGCCATCATTAGTAAGGGCGGTAAGGTCGCTGGAGTCGATTTGCGTAAAGACGGGCTTGAAGAACTCAAGTCCCAGCTCGGTGAAGTGAGTAAGAATCTATCTATTTATGAAGTTAGCGTCGCTGATAAAAAAGCCGTAAGCGCACTGCCTCAGGAAATTATAAAAGATCTAGGTAGTGTCGATGGGCTCATTAATAACGCCGGCATAATTCAACCATTCCTTAAGATTAACGATCTAGACTATGCGGCTATCGACAAAGTGATGGGGGTGAATTTTTATGGCACACTTTACATGCTCAAAGCCTTTTTACCAATTCTGCTAAAGAGGCCAGTGGCCCATATTGTCGATATATCTAGCATGGGAGGTTTTTTGCCAGTTCCGGGGCAGAGCATATATGGAGCATCTAAGGCGGCTGTAAAGTTGCTAACAGAGGGGCTGCAGTCTGAGTTAATCGGTACAAATGTTAATGCCACAGTGGTGTTTCCGGGGGCGACAACTACTAATATAACTAAGAATTCTGGAGTTGAATCGCCTATTAGCGAAGAAGATGCCAAGAATTCTAAAATACCAACCCAGTCTCCTGTTGATGTTGCGAATTTGGTAGTTGAGGCAATAGAGGGGAATATTCCTAGCGTATACGCTGGTAAGGATTCTAAATTTATGAATAAGCTCTACAGGCTGAGCCCAGGCTATGCCACTAGCTCACTAGCTTAA
- the idi gene encoding isopentenyl-diphosphate Delta-isomerase has protein sequence MMNEHVVLVDEQNNRLGLEDKYSVHTDDTPLHRGFSLFIINKQGELLLQQRSDSKIAWPGVWSNSVCGHPADGETPQEAAKRRAKFELGIDIELDSIYLILPKYQYKFEYNGIVENEICPVMAVFGEFEPKPNPDEVKDTKWIEWPKFMEEIKKPNKYSQWCQQEAALISTSEVFTSIFEAYCFIPK, from the coding sequence ATGATGAATGAACATGTGGTTTTGGTAGATGAACAAAATAACAGACTAGGCCTTGAAGATAAATACAGCGTGCACACAGATGACACCCCGCTACACAGGGGATTTTCGCTCTTTATAATTAACAAACAGGGCGAACTTCTGCTGCAGCAAAGATCAGACAGTAAAATAGCCTGGCCCGGAGTGTGGAGTAACTCCGTATGCGGGCACCCAGCAGATGGCGAAACTCCGCAAGAAGCGGCCAAAAGACGCGCAAAATTTGAATTAGGAATTGATATTGAATTAGATTCTATATATTTGATTCTACCTAAATACCAGTACAAATTTGAATATAATGGTATTGTGGAAAATGAAATTTGCCCAGTTATGGCTGTGTTTGGCGAATTTGAGCCTAAGCCAAACCCCGATGAAGTTAAAGATACAAAATGGATTGAATGGCCAAAATTTATGGAAGAGATAAAAAAGCCCAATAAGTATTCGCAGTGGTGTCAGCAAGAGGCAGCACTGATAAGTACCAGCGAAGTTTTTACGAGTATATTTGAGGCCTATTGTTTCATCCCTAAGTAG
- a CDS encoding GAP family protein translates to MTDLIRVLPYILGAAISPVLLVMTLFVLSRPKQPIKKALMFLAGSAATLLAIAGIIFITTTIGPKQSSTNDLLPHIIIGLLLLFLAFNIYHRGPAKATAKAAPKDGPFRYLALGAVLMATNFTTIAMIFEVALELRADSIYGLAKIAYLMLVVIFGLMPVLVPLIILKLAGKRSPEILASLSNFMNKYAHIVTAIFFVILGLFSLAKPFI, encoded by the coding sequence ATGACAGATTTAATTAGAGTTTTGCCATACATTTTAGGAGCTGCCATCAGCCCCGTATTATTGGTTATGACGCTGTTTGTGCTATCCCGGCCAAAGCAGCCTATCAAAAAAGCTCTAATGTTTTTGGCTGGCTCGGCAGCCACCTTGCTAGCTATTGCTGGCATCATATTCATTACCACCACTATTGGGCCCAAACAATCATCTACCAACGATCTTTTGCCGCATATCATAATCGGCTTGTTACTGTTATTTCTGGCTTTCAATATCTACCATCGTGGGCCAGCAAAAGCTACCGCAAAAGCTGCCCCTAAGGATGGGCCATTTCGCTACTTGGCCCTGGGGGCTGTCTTGATGGCAACTAATTTTACAACGATCGCCATGATCTTCGAGGTGGCTCTAGAGCTTAGGGCTGACTCTATCTATGGCCTAGCTAAGATTGCCTATCTGATGTTAGTCGTGATATTCGGGCTGATGCCAGTGCTTGTTCCGCTAATAATCTTAAAATTAGCAGGCAAGCGAAGCCCTGAAATACTCGCGTCGCTTTCTAATTTTATGAATAAGTACGCACATATTGTTACGGCGATATTCTTTGTTATTTTAGGCTTATTTAGTCTGGCTAAGCCTTTTATCTAG